Proteins encoded together in one Eublepharis macularius isolate TG4126 chromosome 2, MPM_Emac_v1.0, whole genome shotgun sequence window:
- the LOC129324672 gene encoding membrane-spanning 4-domains subfamily A member 15-like isoform X2, which translates to MQMAEAPSMNNQTFVIIPPPGMTTILQNQALFPSTINQPPGKVQDTDQPLQTMYQMDQHTGGTGTAGNRYKGHGDAVLGGCPKVVGFIFSGSLLVFTAHYQTSCVMKCSLALNIISSFASAIGVFFFLADILYFPGDQYEQHAVDWKMAQGLSNTILFFAILEFFIGIIASHSSYNALSHQDEEAICLVTDLKDEVMTQ; encoded by the exons ATGCAGA TGGCTGAAGCACCCAGTATGAACAATCAAACATTTGTAATTATTCCTCCACCTGGCATGACAACAATCCTCCAAAACCAGGCTTTGTTCCCCAGTACCATCAACCAACCTCCAGGAAAGGTCCAGGATACTGACCAGCCACTTCAGACAATGTATCAAATGGACCAACACACTGGAGGAACTGGGACAGCTGGGAACAGATACAAGGGTCATGGAGACGCCGTCCTGGGAGGTTGCCCAAAGGTGGTGGGG TTCATCTTTTCTGGATCTCTCCTAGTGTTCACTGCACACTATCAAACATCCTGTGTG ATGAAATGCAGCCTTGCCCTGAATATAATCAGCAGTTTTGCTTCAGCTATTGGGgtattttttttccttgctgACATACTTTATTTCCCTGGTGATCAGTATGAACAACATGCAGTGGACTGG AAAATGGCCCAAGGACTTTCAAATACAATTTTGTTCTTCGCCATCCTGGAGTTCTTCATTGGAATTATTGCTTCACATTCTAGCTATAATGCTTTGAGCCACCAAGATGAAGAG GCGATATGTCTTGTGACAGATTTGAAAGATGAAGTCATGACACAATGA
- the LOC129324672 gene encoding membrane-spanning 4-domains subfamily A member 15-like isoform X1 has product MQMAEAPSMNNQTFVIIPPPGMTTILQNQALFPSTINQPPGKVQDTDQPLQTMYQMDQHTGGTGTAGNRYKGHGDAVLGGCPKVVGAIEILIGLVHLTFGSLLVMFSGLYISYIMYLRYLYWGGILFIFSGSLLVFTAHYQTSCVMKCSLALNIISSFASAIGVFFFLADILYFPGDQYEQHAVDWKMAQGLSNTILFFAILEFFIGIIASHSSYNALSHQDEEAICLVTDLKDEVMTQ; this is encoded by the exons ATGCAGA TGGCTGAAGCACCCAGTATGAACAATCAAACATTTGTAATTATTCCTCCACCTGGCATGACAACAATCCTCCAAAACCAGGCTTTGTTCCCCAGTACCATCAACCAACCTCCAGGAAAGGTCCAGGATACTGACCAGCCACTTCAGACAATGTATCAAATGGACCAACACACTGGAGGAACTGGGACAGCTGGGAACAGATACAAGGGTCATGGAGACGCCGTCCTGGGAGGTTGCCCAAAGGTGGTGGGG GCCATAGAGATTCTCATCGGCCTGGTACACTTGACTTTTGGAAGTCTCTTGGTTATGTTCAGTGGACTGTATATATCATACATCATGTATCTGAGATACCTGTACTGGGGTGGAATTTTG TTCATCTTTTCTGGATCTCTCCTAGTGTTCACTGCACACTATCAAACATCCTGTGTG ATGAAATGCAGCCTTGCCCTGAATATAATCAGCAGTTTTGCTTCAGCTATTGGGgtattttttttccttgctgACATACTTTATTTCCCTGGTGATCAGTATGAACAACATGCAGTGGACTGG AAAATGGCCCAAGGACTTTCAAATACAATTTTGTTCTTCGCCATCCTGGAGTTCTTCATTGGAATTATTGCTTCACATTCTAGCTATAATGCTTTGAGCCACCAAGATGAAGAG GCGATATGTCTTGTGACAGATTTGAAAGATGAAGTCATGACACAATGA